In the genome of Xiphophorus hellerii strain 12219 chromosome 14, Xiphophorus_hellerii-4.1, whole genome shotgun sequence, the window GTATGTAACGGAACCTGGCTTTTCTGACCCAGTAGAATTTGCAGTTGAAGCTCCAGGTTCTGGTTTCTGCTCTCTACACTTGAAAGAGTTTagttggttctgatccagatgtGATGTGTTATTGTTATATATAATGGATCAGAACCATCTGGTTCTCCTGTAGCTTCACAGGTTAATGATGTAGAGATGAGAAGGTTCTTGCAGGGAGTCCAGAAACAGCCCAGAACCAGAGTCCTGCAGGTTCTACATGCTTCACTGGGTCAGAACATCTGGATCTGATACACGGGTCAATTTCCTCTCAGGTACTCTCCTCAGAACCAGGAACTGGACCTCTGCCTCAAGGTCTTTATCCCGGACTTCATCCCAGCTGTAGGAGACATCGATGCCTTCCTAAAGGTACCAAACACtgggaaccgggtcagaaccaggccTTCTATTGATAGAACATGTTTTAGAACCGTGGTCCAGTCTGTTCTGAACCGGTCCTGGACAGAACCCCAGCTGTTCTCTATAAACTCTCAGAACTACAgttggttctgtttgttctAAGGTTGCTGGAAAACGAACCCTGGATCAGAACTGGGTCCAAATCAAAACTTCAGAACCGTCTCAACTGGGTTGCCCTGATCTGAAatgtgtgtggtgtgttcaGGTACCGAGGCCAGATGGGAAACCAGACAACCTGGGCCTACTGGTTCTGGATGAGCCCAGTGTGAAGCAGTCGGACCCGACGGTTCTGTCTCTGTGGCTGTCGGAGGAAACCAAACAGCACGGAACCACAGAGGTACACacaccagcacacacacacacacctgcacacacacacacacctgcagcctCCAGGGTCCGGTCCGCTGTCTCTGGTAAGATCAGACTGTGGAGTTAGTGTTGCTGAAGCTGTGTGGAAATGGATGAAATGctgtagtttgtctctgtgttgaggtGGATCAGTGATCCTGCAGAGTCCTGTCCTCCCTGTGATGGAGGGAGATGACGTCACTCTGAGATGCAGAGCAAAGAATCCAACCCACAACCTCCCAGCTGCTTTCTATAAAGATGGCTCCGTCATTGGTGATGGACCATCAGGTCACATGAccctcctccatgtttccagctCTGATGAAGGCCTCTATAAATGTAACATCAGCCGTCATGGAGAGTCTCCATCCAGCAGGATCTCTGTCAAAAGTCAGAGgtcagcagcttcagtttcagatcaaaacattttctctccaaCATTGAACTGATCAGATCTTCTCTGTAGAAAAACCTTCAACGTTAGCTCCGCCCACTTCTCCACCTCCTGCCTCCCTCCTGGTCAGGCTGgtctgccacctgctggtcttCTGTCCGTACTGCATCTCCACTCTCCTCATGGTGTCTTTATGTCAAAGCAGGAAATCAGGTAACACTCTAAAAAATCACTGGGCtaaaaattaatcaatcaatgattcaactgattgacattttctgatagttttttttttaactcactCCGACAGGAAGTGACCTACCAGCCCTCTCTGATCAAGGATTGGATGATGATTACAATGATGTCACCACAGAGCATCACATCTGAACTGTCATCTCCCTTCAGTATCGACTTCTATtaactttattctgaaaagttTGATCTAAGTAAACCAGAACCAAGATaaataaagatttgtttttaaatgtaaacagaTTTAGAGTTGAGCAAGCTAAGAAAcgttctcttttgttttttcaatatttcatgtcctttcattatattttgtaatttaatcttcTACTTGCTAAATTCTTGTCTTTTCTTCAGTAggttggttgattgattgattgattgattggtagAGCCGAATTTATTGctgaatgttttgctttgttttattaataaattctCAGACTGAGTCAAACATGTCAGCGATCCTGAgatgttcattttctttgttgtttctgtttctcacaTCCTTTAATTCATCCAGAGAAAATAAAGTTGGCTCTTTGGAATTGTTGCCCCAATTCAACGAAAACTAATTTTactattaataatttaattattaatgagaatatttaacttcacaagaaaacattgatgcaaatgtttcatttagttaTCTTTGATATTGACCAttaaaaacagttaaacaaaCGAGAATCAGTCGACCAAACATAAAATGGACGCCATCAAGTTCATATTTCTGCACAAAACAATGAATGAAtcaagaaaaacttttattttaaaaccaacaaaaagatcgtaaaaaatacatatgtctAAATAAAcaggttaaataaatgaatattaaagAAATGAAGGCTCTTTGTATTAAAAggtaataatttattaatctaTTAAGGAGAAGAACTCAAgaaataaacctttaaaaactacaaatccCTAAAACAAGAACCTAAAACCCAACAGCAATGGAGCaacacatttaaacaacaaGGTGAACATTCGactgttttttaataaagatgttggagaacCTCTGAACTAAACCCAAACCCGTTGGGTGATCCGGTTCTCCAGAACCACAGCAGAACTACAGAGAGCAAAAACTCAGAGAGTTAAAGTGGAAACGAGCAATTCTTCCCCTGGTTGGGTTTTGATATTTCTGATCTgattaataacaaaacaaatgtttgatttagagaaaaaccagctgagtttaaatacaaacatgaaaaaatttgAGGAAGCTTTGAAAAGAAGTGAAATGCAAAAGTTTAATTCcccttaaatttaaattttcacGACTCTACGGAGTTAACTCCATACAAATTAGatcattatttttcctgtaAAAGTCTCTTTAAGGTTCTGTAGCTGGGagtgaaaaattaataaagtcaacaaaagacaagcagaagaaaaacatcagtgATGTCCTCAATCCTAACACTTTCACTGTCTCATTGTTTTAGAGACATACTCCAAACAATACTTTAGATACCAGAAATatgaataaacacagaaaataactatttttcAACTTTGCTTAGCTTTAATAAGTTCATGTTTCCAGCTGAGCAGTTTACCATCATTAAGATGCTTCAACATCATGAGGAGAAAATCACGTTTTTATCCCTGAGGTTTGATCACCTAATCAGACGTTTCACTAAATCccaaaaacagacaaaccaaTGAACACGGAGATTATCCCGGATCTGAAGAAGTCTGTTTGTTTAGCTCTCATTCACATCGACACATGCTCTGCAACCagagacaaaacacacacagctctcAGTAAACAGCACAGGATGTCTGCTGGAGGCTGGAGGCTTCTTTTACAGACGGGAAcatattaaaaaacagaaacaccaaaCAGCATGAAACTTGCGTATTTTAAGGGTTTGAAACAGAAATAGCAGCTCTCAAAACACCGTCTGCATTCTCCTGTTTTTACAAGTATAAAATTTGGTCCACTTAAAGAAAACTCTGTAAAAGCCTCTTACTGCCAAATCGCAGCTCATCACTTCTCTACCAATAAAATCATTTGTCTAGTTTAATCTtaatattctctttttttcccgcCACTGCGTCTCTCACTCCAACCACCAACAATCATCAGACCTGACAGTAAAAGTGTTTCTGATTTCCATACGGTTAAACATCTCCTCATCTCAGTGCAAAACCGTTTTATCAAAACACAGCTGGTCAGGCCACAATATTCCCAGAATGCATAGCGGTGCGGCGCCTGCGCACATCCCCGATCCAAAGTAATAGAAGCATCTTCATGAAATACGTAGAATCATTAAAGAACCTTCAACATAAAACGTTTCTCTGAACCAAATGTagtaaaaaaatcaagtaaacTAGACGAGAAATTCCAGAGCAGCTTTACCAAAACCCAGACTGaagtgaaaaaacacaaaatattaacaagtGTTTAGTggtttgtagtgcaaatatcctaGCAGagctgaaataagacaaaactaacttacaagtaacgtttcagcagcttgttttaggtcagtcaTTCCTTAATATAAAATAAGCACTAGTTCACTTataagggaaataatctgccagtggaatcaatagattttaaaatcaatactaagaaatgattgacttaaaacaagattcTACATCAGCGTTTCTCAAACGTTTTCAGGCTGAGGATCACTGGACGTatttaacaaacactcacaGACCATCGCATCTCAAATTAACCCTCAACAACACGACATCTTAACGCATAAACCTGAAATCAAAAGATTCGTCTCTTAATCATTGTCTTTGTTCCTCCTCATCTGAAGGTGGCGCTGCtttgtaaatgtgactggccaCAAGGAAACCATGAATACGTCGATTCGGGgcgttttgagttattttcagATTCTTAATGTGTGGATTCTAAGATttccaataataaaaaatacatggaAATCAAAAACGTTATTTACTAGAAGTGTCATGTGCGCATTAAAAACTTGGCTATTTGTACTTTAGAAggataataaaagaaaatagatttGAGTTGCCTtggcaaaacaaatattttcttcagcCAGTAGAAAGttcaacataaataattttattctagCTGTTACGATGCAGGTAGTCAGCGTGGGGCGCAGCGTCTCGTCATGTCGCACGCAGCGCAGCCCCAGGCTGAGATCTGCATGTCTGTGtcataaaaaagtacaaaagttCTGTAATTCACCCTGAGGAGCTTTCCACCGGTATCTTCAAGCTTTATTTTTAGTGGCCTGGTCTTTAGCCttttatccattattattttcaaacacaatcctttggtaagctagctGTAGCATTGCACTTAAAATAATTGGTTGTTTACATGCTGAACCTGACGGACCTTGAGGGGGCGCCCACGGACCACCAGTGGTCCGGGagccacagtttgagaaagactgatCTGGATTTACCTCAAAAGTTGCGTAGCACTTTATAGGAAGGCTGTGCATAAGACTGGCTGACATTATGcttgttatgaacatgaagaagtctttatgaatgttgtcatgaagtgtcattcagtaaataatcacagattttatgcaaaattgctttaaaagtccattaaaagtacCAACTTTGCATTAGAAACGTCATAAACACTCACGAAGActctttcatgttttatgatAATGTCCTGTCAGTCTTATGCTCACCACTTCAAATACAGTTgttaagttagtttagtcttatttcaggtgtacaCAGAGAAACTGGACTAAAAACACTTGGTAATATTTGGAGTTTTTGCGTCGCAGAGCGTTCCTCTCCACAGCCAACAGGAAGTTGTCAGTAGCATTTCCTCCTGGTTCTTCGTCCCTCGGATCACTTGGAGACGGGTCTGTAGCTCATCAGAAAAGATCTGAACAACTTGCATGTGGTCAGCGCCAGCAGAGGAACCGTCACGGCGACGACCGGCAGCAGGAAGGCCAGATACTGCTGGacgtcgtcatcatcatcaacgTCTTCATCCTGGTTCCTCCTGCGGTTCAGCCAGGCGGCGTCGGCGTCAGCTGCGGCGTCGTCGTCATGGATTTGATCTGCAGATCAGAGTCAGCAGTGAAAATAAAGCCACAGGCATCAGATCTGAGGGGTTCGGCCCAGACTCACTTTGTGGACTGACTCTCAGCTTGATGACCATGTTGGGCTCAGCGATCAGAACCGATCTCTTCTTGCGGTTCCCCATCACCTGCACTGCCTGCACCACCCGGCACTCGTACACGCCGTTGTCGGCCGCCGAGGTGTTCCTCAGCACCAGAGACACCTGGCCCTCCTTCATCTCCTTGTCCAGCAGGTCGGCTCGCTTCCGGAAGGCCCGGTCCTGGAAGTCTGGGTAGAAGTGCTGGTCTCGGTACAGGATGATGTAGGACATCTTCTGGTCGGGTCGACTCCACTCCAGGTATTTGATGGGGTCCACCATGTTGGGAGCGCGGCACGGCAGCGTGACGGCCTGACCTTCCACCACCCGGATGTGGATCTCAACTACACAAGACAGAAACAATGCATGCTGGGTAAACAACAGACCAATCAATTCATCAATTAGTCacataaaagattaaaacaaactcaataatttccattttcatgaTTTACCGTTGTTCTCTGGTtgataaaagtcttaaatttggtGTTTTAGTCTCAACTAGACAATTTTTTAagcacagttttgtttttagagatttcataattcattttatttattgtttctgttgttttatttttttattttggatatttgaaatgtatttcagttcctgtgttaaatgttcattagattttaaagtttactgatctttgAGAACGTTAAACATGACATTATTATATCATTAACATCATATTACTGTAAATGGTCtctaaacaacaacattatcgtttatAATAATCGGCACCAAATGCAACTTGTATTTTCTCACTAAATAGTTATGAATTATTCAGTAACTTTTTAATATTCTACTGAGAGAAAAATGATTCAgaattggaaaacatttgagtccatttttaaagggacagttttatgtgttttccagtaGCTATGCTAAcatcagttattataaaaatgctatatatatatgaaatatgactttgtaatttaactagTTGAAATTGGactactgtctctttaaaaactccagctctttctttaactccgccttcaggaattCATCACAaaatggctcctctgttaaccttTTAACAACCGTGTTGccatgatgagctcagcagatactcgcctccaccaggtgtttgctaattgctgctggctagtctgaaggagctgagtgtggaaggggagggctgctctgtgaagcccaagaggaggagctgcagaataTTGACTGAGAGGGGAGTGAAGAAAAATgtacgccacacttttcagttcaCAATGCAAACCGTTTTGTAAACAACCATATGaggttttagctgcagattaccagacttttggggttttttctcctGAAACATCCTTGAACTTTAACCCTTGTTACAGCTGGAAGTGAGAGCGACTCAGAAAGCTAATCTGTGGAGGAATCGGCCTGCAGAGACACGGAGCGGCGATGGGTTTCTAAGAAACGCTGGACAGGAACAACCAGCATGCAGGCGAGAGACATTCCTGGAAAAACGATAAGATCCGTCTAACAGGAAGGTTCACCAACATCCACAAGcagaaaaaggaagaggaagaaggagctTTAATGCTCCAGTTCAGGCTCAGACTAATGGAAATGGTTTTATCTACCAGGTAAATGTCAGAGAATATGGTAGGTTTAGTATCAGCAGATTGAAGctttaatcattaaaaatctatatttttcctgcaaattttaaagttttttcttgcaaatatgtgaaattaatttagCAACCTTCTCCTCTGAGGCTGCgctattattttttctttgatatAAAAAAGCCCTGAAGCTCAAAATCTCTCTGCTGTTCAAACTGTTTACTTTGATAAACAGTTTATTCATAAACATGAACTAATCTGTCCCTGCAAAGATCTGCAATGTTCcacagtaaaacaataaaaaaattaccttttCATAACAACTTTTTAATATAATGTCAAATCTGACCTTAAAAAGGTTTCAATGTAAACAGGATATAAATGACttcagaaaattacattttatgataCTGCGgttatttgaaaatatatatttttgatataAAACTCATAACTAACCgagagaaatttgacttttacagaaatgtacatcttaaaaaaatctcttggaaaaactgtattattatttataaaataaagaaaagaataaaaacttttagaTACTTgattatcaaaaataattattttcacaaatatttcctGTTGGATTATAAACGTGGATTGAATGTAATGAAGAAACATTACAACAATaaaggattattttattttacagacgGTGCAGCAGCTGCGTCTCCGGTGTAATTACACGCACTGACCACTAGGGGCAGCAGTGGCGTTCTCCTCTGattaaacattcattttctgACTCAAACTTCGTGATATTTACGTAGAATAAGAAAGAGTTGGAGACTCACAGACTAAAGCTCCAGCCAGCTGGGATCCTGTCCAaaccaggaggaggaaaagcGCGAGGCGAGCCATCCtgaggaaacacacacacatacacacacacacccgtcAGACAGGTGGCTTCTCGCTCCTGAACGCAACATCAGCTCAGATCTAACGACAATGAAGCtttaaaggttaaaaacaatcgttgttttcagtaaaacttaCCTTTCTGCAACTATTTGTCTCCGCCTGATGAAACCAGCCGGACAAGGTGTAGAGTACACCTGCCGAGGGGGCGGAGCTTCTGCTGCGTTCACTGTCCGCTCAAAACTCTGAAGTTACACCGActaaagaaatctgaaaaatctttttaaaaaagtatttcacctCCACAATAACTGAGATAACAGAGATAAAGTCAGTAATGAATAaaagacttttatcatttttcacagtttaactctttaaatagaagaaaatacaattaaCTCCCTAATAAACTTATGCACTTCAATTTAATGAGTCACCAGACTGTAAATAATCTTTATTTGTTCGCTAAGTTGTAAAAACCTCAATATAATCGATTTCTCTACATTTCCTCTCCTTTGGGCTCCTGAAGGAGGAACTTTAAAGGAGGAACTGGTTTCTCCGTGGTTCAGTGAAGGCAGCATAGTGTCTGTGTGTTTCGCCAATAAACTGGCTATTGCCGAAACAGCCCAACAGTTTTCAGGGCTTGACAGAAGCCGCACCCACAGGTGGAGGCTGGCTTGTTTACCTGAGCGATGACGTCAGCACTGCGGACTGTGTTTTTATCTCAGGTGAAAACAGGGAAGCTAAACATTACCTTCATAGGATCATCAATCTAATCGGTGAATTCCTActtgggtttatttttatttttgtttgactttattttatttcaacagaGCGGTTTAGAGCTGCTGTGTCCATAAGTGACCTGCAGAGGGCGCTGTAGAGCTACTGCAGCCGGTGAATCAAgcttgatttttcttcttccagcgTCTGAGGTCAGAAACTTCAGCTCGGTTGgactaaatatgaaatatatttattcatttgagaGTTTTTAGTAAATTATGAACAGAACTGATGGCAGCAAACAGGCCTTTAAAATCacatattaaaaacaagaaaagggaaaaaagtcaTTGACTGAAAAAATACCATGCAATAGActtaatttatcattttcctgAAGCTCTTCATCCAGCAGGTTTTattctgctgtgttcctgtagTTCTAGTTATGTGAGCAGATAAgcagctaaataaaaataaaataaataaagtttgatttatgCGCCACTGGTTCTCTCAGCTGTGGTTCTTTTTTACTCCTattatcttttatttctttattcttgTGGTGCTGAACATGAAAAAGACCAAGCAGGATGTGAAAAATCTCCTACTTTTCCATCTTAAGAGACACCGTCATAGACAAGTAAatcaaaagcaaagaaataagaattagaatattaaaatgaaaatgttgttgCTGATTGAAAAGTTTTAGAGTCGCTGAATTAAACTCATGAATCCGTattacagaaacacaaaccGGTGTGTATATTTCTGGAATCTTCAGCTAAAACTTTACCAGTATTTCCAGTTAGTCGAGtacaatgtttaaaaacaatatattaattaacatttaatatttttagtgtAGATACTGGTGAATTTGATAAATTGTGCTTTATAActacatatttatttacactgcataaaaacaaactgaactgtGTTTTCTAGTCATTAAACTGGactaaactttttctgtttcaggtttCTGGTATAAATagcaaatagtttttttctgtctcctttaAATTCAGAGTTTTCTGTAATTTAACCAGTTGAacgttttgttttcctcctcatcatcatttCAGCTCCACTAACATCCTGTCAGACTGAGATCAGCCATTTGTGATTTTCACACCAAAACATTGAACTTTCTGTCCATAAGCCACCATTTTTCCATCTGGAGGCCCATTAATTTCCACATAACGCTCTTTCATGATGATCTATTTTGTTTAGTGCAGCAATAACATGATGCTTCCTTTTTCCTGTAAACATTACAGCAGTTCCTTCagtcaaaacatttcataagTCGACAATATTTGCAGTTTAGTATTCAAGAATTCATCTACTTATGGATTTTCTGTGAAgttattcacaaaaaatgtgACTATTTACTGATTGTTacctaaaacattttaaagaaaatgcagctttggaAGCTGATCTAGGAACCATTCATTTTCCTCGGGACGGGAAGCAACAAGCTGTCTGGAAAAATATGAAAGTATGAATAGTTCTGGCCTTAAAGGTCCaaccttttcattttctctgctAAAATGGTCTCAGCCGTCGTCTCCACAACTTACTGTtgtaatttcaatatttttatctctgtttctttatttttctgtaaagcagtttgaattattttgagtaaaaatggagcttgacaaaaaaataaagtttatttgtgtatcacatttcagcaacaaggcagttcaaatgCTTTccatcagaaaaacacaaagttataGAAACACAGCCAATAACTAATAACAGCCACATTTAGTCAaacattgttaatgttttatttatagtgTTTCTGGAGCAGCTCTGAGCAGGTGGgtgtttagtctagatttaaaggaactcggtgTTCCAGCTGGTTTGTAGTTTTCCtgacgtttgttccagatttgtggttcctagaagctgaatgctgacTCTATGCGCCACAAGGCTCGTCTTGCTTTACAAATCCTAGAAATAATCTAGAAGATGCTCAATCACTTCAGATAAAGACCATTGGATCATGAATCATAAAGTTTAGCCATAATTTACAGATGGATTTTAAGGCCATGTGAGACACAACATGATATTTTGTGGCTTTTTTAGCTTCTCTATACAAACAtgcctttgttgtttttgctgtttttgttgtttttgctgtttttgttgtttttgttgtttttgctgtttttgttgtttttgttgtttttgctgtttttgttgtttgtgttgtttttgcctctccttgggctgccaccttatcttGGTGGAGGGTTTAAgggccccaatgatcctaggagctatgctgtctggggcttcatgcccctggtagggtcacccaaggcagacaggtcctaggtgagggaccagacaaagtgcagcccgaagaccccaatgatgattaaaaacattggacttcgtgttccctcgcccggacgcgggtcaccggggccccactctggagctaggcctggagggggggcacaatggcgagcgcctggtggccgggcttttacccatggagcccggacGGGCTCAGCccaaagaggaaacatgggccccccctcccatgggcccaccacccgtgggaggggccaaaggggtcgggtgcactGTGTGATGGGTGATGGCCAAGGGAGGgaaccctggcggtccgatcctcggtcgcagaagctcttgggacgtggaatgtcacctctctggtggggaaggagccggagctagtgcgtgaggtcgagaggttctggctagaaatagtcggtctcacctcgacgcacggctctggttctggaaccagcctccttgagaagggctggacatacttccactctggagttgcccaaggtgagaggcgtcgggcaggagtgggcatacttgttgctccccatctcggcgcctgtacattggggtttaccccggtgaacgagagggtagcctccctccgcctacgggtggggggacgggttctgactgtcgtttgtgcttacgggccgaacgacagttcagattgcccaccctttttggagtccttagagggggtactggagagtgctcctcctggggactcccttgttctgctgggggacttcaacgctcacgtgggcaatgacagtgagacctggaggggcgtcgTTGGGAGGAACGACCcgcccgatctgaactcgagcggtgttctgttgttggacttctgtgcttgtcatggattgtccataacgaacaccatgttcaagcataagggtgtccatatgtgcacttggcatcaggacaccctaggccgcagttcaatgatcgactttgtcattgtttgaatctggtttgaatcttacataaagaacagggatttctttgtttcaattgaaaacttttcatcaaagaggtcaaaggtcacatgtggggtaccccaaggttcaatcctaggaccccttttattcaatatttatatgctcccactagctcaggttataacaggaaataatattagctaccataactatgcagatgacacacagctttacattacgatgtcaccaggtgactcagagcccatccaatcactgaacagatgcttagaacagataaatgtgtggatgtgccaaaactttctccagctgaac includes:
- the LOC116732598 gene encoding intraflagellar transport protein 46 homolog isoform X3, which produces MERTDRGKDPQLLRNQPYDESLDVEDGEEVPSVYSPTPRGQRQTEWSSNKVLGIMSTSSSRIPLDEKHRPVRATELAGLKPGPGLTQEEEEEEEEEDSDEEEEEEEDSDEEESDEDDDDDEPTETLEGVYDPADYSNLPVTTEIRELFQYISQYSPQNQELDLCLKVFIPDFIPAVGDIDAFLKVPRPDGKPDNLGLLVLDEPSVKQSDPTVLSLWLSEETKQHGTTEVHTPAHTHTPAHTHTPAASRVRSAVSGGSVILQSPVLPVMEGDDVTLRCRAKNPTHNLPAAFYKDGSVIGDGPSGHMTLLHVSSSDEGLYKCNISRHGESPSSRISVKSQRKTFNVSSAHFSTSCLPPGQAGLPPAGLLSVLHLHSPHGVFMSKQEIRK
- the LOC116732598 gene encoding intraflagellar transport protein 46 homolog isoform X1, which produces MERTDRGKDPQLLRNQPYDESLDVEDGEEVPSVYSPTPRGQRQTEWSSNKVLGIMSTSSSRIPLDEKHRPVRATELAGLKPGPGLTQEEEEEEEEEDSDEEEEEEEDSDEEESDEDDDDDEPTETLEGVYDPADYSNLPVTTEIRELFQYISQYSPQNQELDLCLKVFIPDFIPAVGDIDAFLKVPRPDGKPDNLGLLVLDEPSVKQSDPTVLSLWLSEETKQHGTTEVHTPAHTHTPAHTHTPAASRVRSAVSGGSVILQSPVLPVMEGDDVTLRCRAKNPTHNLPAAFYKDGSVIGDGPSGHMTLLHVSSSDEGLYKCNISRHGESPSSRISVKKKPSTLAPPTSPPPASLLVRLVCHLLVFCPYCISTLLMVSLCQSRKSGSDLPALSDQGLDDDYNDVTTEHHI
- the LOC116732598 gene encoding intraflagellar transport protein 46 homolog isoform X2 encodes the protein MERTDRGKDPQLLRNQPYDESLDVEDGEEVPSVYSPTPRGQRQTEWSSNKVLGIMSTSSSRIPLDEKHRPVRATELAGLKPGPGLTQEEEEEEEEEDSDEEESDEDDDDDEPTETLEGVYDPADYSNLPVTTEIRELFQYISQYSPQNQELDLCLKVFIPDFIPAVGDIDAFLKVPRPDGKPDNLGLLVLDEPSVKQSDPTVLSLWLSEETKQHGTTEVHTPAHTHTPAHTHTPAASRVRSAVSGGSVILQSPVLPVMEGDDVTLRCRAKNPTHNLPAAFYKDGSVIGDGPSGHMTLLHVSSSDEGLYKCNISRHGESPSSRISVKKKPSTLAPPTSPPPASLLVRLVCHLLVFCPYCISTLLMVSLCQSRKSGSDLPALSDQGLDDDYNDVTTEHHI
- the LOC116732638 gene encoding uncharacterized protein LOC116732638; its protein translation is MARLALFLLLVWTGSQLAGALVFEIHIRVVEGQAVTLPCRAPNMVDPIKYLEWSRPDQKMSYIILYRDQHFYPDFQDRAFRKRADLLDKEMKEGQVSLVLRNTSAADNGVYECRVVQAVQVMGNRKKRSVLIAEPNMVIKLRVSPQNQIHDDDAAADADAAWLNRRRNQDEDVDDDDDVQQYLAFLLPVVAVTVPLLALTTCKLFRSFLMSYRPVSK